In Oreochromis aureus strain Israel breed Guangdong linkage group 20, ZZ_aureus, whole genome shotgun sequence, the following are encoded in one genomic region:
- the clstn1 gene encoding calsyntenin-1 isoform X4, whose translation MRFRGNKQFASAVGLVLGLLCAVEAAKVNKHKPWIETTYHGIVTENDDKVLLDPPLIALDKDAPLRYAGEICGFRIHGQNVPFEAVVLDKSTGEGVIRAKDKLDCELQKEHTFTIQAYDCGEGPDGANMKKSHKATVHIQVNDINEYSPVFKEKSYKATVIEGKKYDSILKVEAVDADCSFQFSQICNYEIVTPDVPFTIDKDGFIKNTEKLSYGKEHMYKLTVTAYDCGKNRASEDVLVKISVKPTCKPSWQGFNKRIEYEPGTGSLALFPSMHLETCDEPITSIRASIELETNHIGKGCDRDTYSEKSLHKLCGASSGTVELLPAPSSSANWTVGLPTDNGHDSDQVFEFNGTQAIKVPNGMVSTSLKDPFTISVWMRHGPGAHEKETILCNSDKTEMNRHHYSLYVHNCRLIFLLRQEPSEAENYKPAEFHWKLDQVCDKEWHHYVLNVEFPTVSVFVDGTTFEPFLVTEDYPLHASKIETQLTIGACWQGGNARMAQFFRGNLAGLIIRTGKLENKKVIDCLYTCKEGLDVQLPEEVASAIKVEFNPNQSSLTVEGDDIDAFDKVMQHISYLNSRQFPTPGIRHLRISTTVKCFNEESCVTVPDAEGYVMVLQPEEPKISLSGIDHFARSAAEFESQEGVTLFPELRIVSTITREVEADTESEAAEGADDDPTVQETVVSEEIMHNLDTCEVTVVGDELDGEHESLEVDMSQLQQRSLEMSSSNMGLVITGVNTMANYEQVLHLIRYKNWHTEALFDRKFKLVCSELNGRYISNDFKVEVNVIHTASPMEHANNAMVQPNFINPVHHASVDLSGHNLVNAHQASVVPSAATIVIVVCVSFLVFMIILGVFRIRAAHQRTMRDQENGKENEMDWDDSALTITVNPMETYEDQHSSEEEEEEEEESEDGEEEDDITSAESESSEDEEGGEPEDQQGASRQQQLEWDDSTLTY comes from the exons tCAATAAGCACAAACCATGGATTGAGACAACGTACCATGGGATCGTAACAGAAAATGACGACAAAGTTCTTCTGGACCCTCCTCTGATTGCACTGGACAAAGATGCTCCTCTACGCTACGCAG GTGAGATTTGCGGCTTCAGGATCCACGGGCAGAATGTCCCTTTTGAGGCAGTGGTGCTGGACAAGTCCACTGGAGAGGGGGTTATCAGGGCAAAGGACAAGCTGGACTGTGAGCTGCAGAAGGAGCACACCTTCACCATCCAAGCCTACGACTGTGGAGAGGGTCCTGATGGTGCCAACATGAAGAAGTCTCACAA GGCCACTGTCCACATCCAGGTGAACGACATAAATGAGTATTCACCAGTGTTCAAGGAGAAGTCCTACAAAGCCACCGTCATTGAGGGAAAGAAATACGACAGCATCTTGAAGGTGGAGGCGGTGGATGCTGACTGCTCGTTCCAGTTTAGCCAAATCTGCAACTACGAGATTGTGACCCCTGATGTGCCCTTCACCATCGACAAGGATG GCTTTATCAAGAACACAGAAAAACTGAGCTATGGCAAAGAGCACATGTATAAACTGACCGTGACCGCCTACGACTGCGGAAAGAACCGAGCCTCTGAGGACGTGCTGGTGAAGATCAGCGTCAAGCCCACCTGCAAGCCCAGCTGGCAAG GCTTCAATAAGAGGATTGAATACGAGCCTGGCACTGGTAGTTTGGCCCTTTTCCCCAGCATGCACTTGGAGACCTGTGATGAGCCAATCACGTCCATCCGGGCCAGTATTGAACTGGAAACCAACCATATTGGAAAGGGCTGTGACCGTGACACCTACTCTGAGAAGTCTCTGCATAAGTTGTGTG GAGCCAGCTCCGGCACTGTGGAGCTCCTTCCTGCTCCCAGCAGCTCTGCTAACTGGACTGTAGGGCTGCCAACTGATAACGGCCACGACAGCGATCAGGTGTTTGAATTTAATGGCACCCAGGCCATCAAGGTTCCTAATGGTATGGTGAGCACCAGCCTGAAGGACCCCTTCACCATTTCTGTGTGGATGAGACACGGCCCTGGGGCCCACGAGAAGGAGACCATCCTCTGCAACTCTGACAAAACGG AGATGAACAGACACCACTACTCGCTCTACGTCCACAACTGCAGGCTGATCTTTCTCCTACGCCAGGAGCCATCTGAGGCAGAGAACTATAAACCCGCAGAGTTTCACTGGAAGCTCGACCAG GTGTGTGACAAAGAGTGGCATCACTATGTGCTTaatgtggagttccccaccgTTTCTGTATTTGTGGATGGAACTACCTTTGAGCCCTTCCTGGTTACGGAGGACTACCCACTGCACGCCTCCAAGATCGAAACTCAGCTCACAATTGGTGCCTGCTGGCAAG GTGGAAATGCTCGAATGGCGCAGTTTTTCCGCGGTAACCTAGCGGGGCTGATTATCCGCACCGGCAAGCTGGAGAACAAGAAGGTGATCGACTGTTTGTACACGTGCAAAGAAGGACTGGACGTGCAGCTCCCTGAGGAGGTTGCTTCAGCTATCAAG GTGGAGTTCAACCCCAACCAGTCCTCTCTGACTGTGGAAGGTGATGACATCGATGCCTTTGACAAGGTCATGCAGCACATCTCCTACTTAAACTCCCGCCAGTTCCCAACCCCTGGCATCAGGCACCTGCGTATCTCAACCACCGTCAA ATGCTTTAACGAGGAGTCCTGTGTAACGGTGCCAGATGCTGAAGGTTACGTGATGGTGCTGCAACCAGAAGAACCCAAGATCAGCCTGAGCGGCATTGACCACTTTGCCCGCAGTGCAGCTGAATTTGAGAGCCAGGAAGGAGTGACGCTGTTCCCCGAGCTACGCATTGTGAGCACCATCACCCGTGAAGTGGAGGCCGACACGGAGTCTgaagctgcagagggagctgacGATGACCCTACAG TCCAAGAGACTGTGGTGTCGGAGGAAATCATGCACAACCTGGACACGTGTGAAGTGACTGTGGTGGGAGACGAGCTGGACGGAGAGCACGAGAGCCTTGAAGTGGACATGTCCCAGCTGCAGCAGCGCAGCTTAGAGATGAGCTCATCCAACATGGGCCTCGTCATCACCG GTGTGAACACCATGGCTAACTACGAGCAGGTCCTGCACCTTATCCGTTACAAGAACTGGCACACCGAGGCTCTCTTTGACAGGAAATTTAAACTGGTCTGCTCTGAACTCAATGGTCGCTACATCAGCAACGACTTTAAGGTCGAG GTTAATGTAATCCACACAGCCAGTCCCATGGAGCATGCCAACAATGCCATGGTGCAGCCCAACTTCATCAACCCTGTCCATCACGCCTCTGTGGATCTGTCTGGGCATAACTTGGTCAACGCTCATCAGGCCTCAG TGGTTCCCAGCGCTGCCACCATTGTCATCGTGGTGTGCGTCAGCTTCCTGGTGTTCATGATCATCCTGGGCGTGTTCCGCATCCGAGCTGCACACCAGCGCACCATGAGGGACCAGGAAAACGGCAAGGAGAACGAGATGGACTGGGACGATTCAGCCCTCACCATCACCGTAAACCCTATGGAG ACATACGAGGACCAGCACAGCagcgaggaggaggaagaagaggaggaggagagcgaggaCGGCGAGGAAGAAGATGACATCACGAGCGCTGAGTCAGAGAGCAGCGAAGACGAGGAGGGCGGCGAGCCGGAGGACCAGCAGGGGGccagcagacagcagcagctggagTGGGACGACTCCACCCTCACCTACTAA